The Sebastes umbrosus isolate fSebUmb1 chromosome 4, fSebUmb1.pri, whole genome shotgun sequence genome has a window encoding:
- the rerglb gene encoding RERG/RAS-like b — protein sequence MNDIKLALLGSQGAGKSAVLVRFLTRRFIGEYASNANSLYHKRLSIDGRQLNLEVFDPCSQSSEARCILEEPVDWADGFVVVYNISDRTSFIDAKDILRQIREARMENCKGEVEVPVCLVGNKQDLCHARQVREDEGRCLAQENRCHFQEVSAAESYQDIANLFTQLIRQVMEHLKYRADRRRYSGSKSMAKLINNVFGKRRKSV from the exons ATGAACGACATCAAGCTGGCCCTGCTGGGAAGCCAGGGGGCTGGGAAGTCAG CTGTCCTTGTGCGGTTCCTGACCAGGCGCTTCATCGGAGAATATGCCTCCAACGCCA ATTCCCTTTACCATAAGAGGCTGTCAATTGATGGCAGGCAGCTGAATCTGGAAGTTTTTGACCCCTGCTCTCAG AGCTCAGAGGCCAGGTGTATACTGGAGGAGCCGGTGGACTGGGCCGACGGCTTTGTGGTGGTGTACAACATCAGCGACCGCACTTCCTTCATCGACGCCAAGGACATCCTACGGCAGATTCGGGAGGCGCGCATGGAGAACTGCAAAGG GGAGGTGGAGGTTCCCGTCTGTCTGGTGGGGAACAAGCAGGACCTGTGTCACGCCCGGCAGGTGCGTGAAGATGAGGGCCGCTGCCTGGCTCAGGAGAACCGCTGTCACTTCCAGGAGGTCTCGGCCGCCGAGAGCTACCAAGACATCGCCAACCTCTTCACCCAGCTCATCCGGCAGGTGATGGAGCACCTCAAGTACAGAGCTGACCGGCGGCGCTACAGCGGCTCCAAGTCCATGGCCAAGCTCATCAACAATGTGTTTGGCAAGAGGAGGAAGTCAGTGTGA